In a single window of the Micrococcaceae bacterium Sec5.7 genome:
- a CDS encoding S41 family peptidase, with protein MTSSSYFRFPHLHGDLVTFVAEDDVWIAPLTGGRAWRVSSLQLPARNPRFTPDGKRLVWSVIQGTAPEVVIADVDGGAYRQLTYFGHSTTKVKGFTAAGDVVVTSAFRQAESRHTHAYSIPVEGGWAEELPFGPVESVAFGPELGDERPVVVASVLSREPAWWKRYRGGSAGKLWIDTDGNGEFERLLPELDGNIADPLWVDGRIAFLSDHEGYGNLYSVLPGGGDLRRHTDHEDFYVRHAATDGKRVIFESAGELWIMHDLGSEAVRLDISLGSASQTRRATLLKTAKHLGGVFPDLAGSASAVETHGTIHWLRHKDGPSRVVEATPGVRARLPRPLTDGRIAYVADHDGAEALYIKEIAGPLFAGPAPAAGPSKTREDMPGTPLPKPVPAAGLTQAGVGLPVTDDSGADIAPVPEVPAERASEPRTSTRIGFPKPSRASAMEASPDGRWLAVGTAFGDVYIADTHTGAISLLSSIGEGTISDLCWSPDSEWLGWSEPVTSFGSRSRLRIVKVADQDGEIIDVTDGRFCDQSPSFTPDGKFLAFLSNRSFDPVYDGHSFDLSFPSPIKPYFVALAADTPSPFGPSIGLRESGDNAAEADGGADAPEAGKAGKAAAPDVRVDAEGLAHRVISVPVPQGNYESLSATDGALLWLDSALAGVTGDGRASLEDKDAPPSLVRFDIAKRKTTTLVEALDSYRVSGDGKQVVLIHEKQVRVVPADSKADDDSGTQVKVDLGRIRVMMDPLSVWGQAFDEAWRLQRDFFWTEDMAGQDWDSVHKRYRPLVDRLGSHDDLVDLLWELHGELGTSHAYVRPAAVTENGSNGQGRLGADLAFTAEGWEITRILAGESSDPLATSPLTRPGADAKAGDVLLAIDGVQLSEALTPAMQLVGAAGRAVELTVRNGAGHGSAAGVQRRIAVIPVKDEERLRYQDWVAANRRTVREASGHRYGYLHIPDMMANGWAQLHRDLDTETALDGLIVDVRRNRGGHTSQLVAELIGRKVTGWSMPRGERPRTYPHHAPRGPVIILADEFAGSDGDIITQVSKLRGIGPVIGTRTWGGVVGIDNRFSLADGTGVTQPRYATWFSGGVGWGVENYGVDPDIEVTFPPHAYAAGRDPQLEYGIGALKEMIQELPTDRPPAREGYRRLLPAPLPERRHTD; from the coding sequence ATGACCTCTTCGAGCTACTTCCGATTCCCGCATCTGCACGGCGATCTGGTCACTTTTGTGGCCGAGGACGACGTATGGATTGCGCCTCTCACCGGCGGCCGCGCATGGCGGGTATCCTCCCTTCAGCTGCCTGCCCGCAACCCCCGTTTCACCCCTGACGGCAAGCGGCTCGTCTGGTCGGTCATCCAGGGGACGGCACCGGAAGTGGTCATTGCGGATGTGGACGGCGGAGCCTACCGGCAGCTGACGTATTTCGGCCACAGCACCACGAAGGTCAAAGGCTTTACGGCGGCCGGAGACGTTGTTGTCACGAGTGCCTTCCGGCAGGCGGAGAGCCGCCACACGCACGCCTACAGCATCCCCGTCGAGGGCGGCTGGGCTGAGGAACTTCCGTTCGGCCCGGTTGAGTCGGTTGCCTTTGGCCCGGAACTGGGTGACGAACGTCCGGTGGTGGTGGCAAGTGTGCTGTCCCGCGAACCCGCCTGGTGGAAGCGTTACCGGGGCGGAAGTGCCGGAAAGCTGTGGATCGATACTGACGGCAACGGCGAGTTCGAACGGCTGCTGCCCGAGCTGGACGGCAACATCGCGGATCCCCTGTGGGTGGACGGCAGAATCGCGTTCCTCTCCGACCACGAAGGTTATGGCAACCTGTACTCCGTGCTGCCGGGTGGGGGCGATCTGCGCCGGCACACGGACCACGAGGACTTCTATGTGCGGCACGCCGCCACAGACGGCAAGCGGGTCATCTTCGAATCTGCGGGTGAGCTCTGGATCATGCACGATCTCGGTTCCGAGGCCGTCAGGCTGGATATTTCGCTGGGCTCAGCATCCCAGACCCGCCGTGCAACGCTCCTGAAAACGGCAAAGCACCTGGGCGGGGTCTTTCCGGACCTGGCGGGTTCCGCAAGCGCAGTGGAAACCCATGGAACCATCCACTGGCTCCGGCACAAGGATGGGCCGTCCCGGGTCGTCGAAGCCACGCCTGGTGTCCGTGCGCGTCTGCCCCGGCCCCTCACTGACGGCCGCATTGCCTACGTTGCCGATCACGACGGCGCGGAAGCGCTTTACATCAAGGAGATCGCCGGGCCGCTTTTCGCCGGCCCCGCCCCGGCGGCGGGGCCCTCGAAGACCCGGGAGGACATGCCGGGCACCCCACTGCCCAAACCGGTGCCGGCCGCCGGACTGACCCAGGCCGGCGTCGGGCTGCCAGTGACTGATGACTCCGGGGCGGATATCGCACCCGTTCCCGAAGTGCCGGCCGAACGGGCTTCAGAACCGCGGACCTCCACCCGGATCGGATTCCCCAAGCCATCAAGGGCCAGCGCCATGGAGGCCAGCCCGGATGGCCGCTGGCTGGCTGTTGGCACCGCCTTCGGTGACGTCTACATCGCAGACACCCATACGGGGGCGATTTCCCTGCTGAGCAGCATTGGCGAAGGCACCATCTCCGACCTGTGCTGGTCGCCGGACTCGGAATGGCTGGGCTGGTCCGAGCCGGTCACGTCCTTCGGTTCACGCAGCCGCCTGCGTATTGTGAAAGTGGCCGATCAGGACGGAGAAATCATCGATGTCACCGATGGCCGCTTCTGTGACCAGTCGCCGTCGTTCACTCCGGACGGCAAGTTCCTCGCCTTCCTGTCCAACCGGAGCTTCGATCCGGTCTATGACGGCCATTCCTTCGACCTGTCCTTCCCGAGCCCCATCAAGCCGTACTTCGTGGCGTTGGCAGCGGACACGCCGTCACCCTTCGGTCCCAGCATTGGCCTCCGAGAGTCCGGAGACAACGCAGCGGAAGCCGACGGCGGCGCTGACGCACCGGAGGCCGGTAAGGCCGGCAAGGCGGCGGCTCCGGACGTCCGCGTGGACGCCGAAGGCTTGGCCCACCGTGTGATCAGTGTTCCCGTGCCGCAGGGCAACTATGAGTCGCTCTCCGCAACAGACGGCGCGCTGCTGTGGCTGGACAGCGCCCTTGCCGGTGTCACCGGCGACGGCAGGGCGAGCCTGGAAGACAAGGATGCCCCGCCCAGCCTGGTCCGGTTCGACATCGCCAAACGGAAAACCACCACGCTTGTGGAAGCGCTGGACAGCTACCGTGTCTCCGGAGACGGCAAACAGGTGGTGCTGATCCATGAAAAGCAGGTCCGGGTGGTTCCGGCCGATTCCAAGGCCGATGACGATTCCGGCACGCAGGTCAAGGTGGATCTTGGCCGCATCCGCGTCATGATGGATCCGCTCAGCGTCTGGGGCCAGGCCTTCGACGAAGCCTGGCGGCTGCAGCGCGACTTCTTCTGGACCGAGGACATGGCCGGCCAGGACTGGGATTCCGTCCACAAGCGCTACCGGCCGCTGGTTGACAGGTTGGGCTCGCACGATGATCTGGTGGATCTCCTGTGGGAACTGCATGGGGAACTGGGGACGTCGCACGCGTACGTCCGCCCGGCCGCGGTGACGGAAAACGGCAGCAACGGCCAGGGCAGGCTCGGCGCCGATCTCGCGTTCACCGCAGAGGGGTGGGAGATCACCCGTATCCTGGCCGGGGAATCTTCGGACCCGCTGGCAACGTCGCCGCTGACTCGGCCCGGAGCAGATGCAAAGGCGGGCGATGTCCTTCTGGCCATTGACGGCGTGCAGCTGTCGGAGGCCCTGACGCCGGCTATGCAGCTGGTGGGGGCCGCCGGCCGCGCCGTGGAGCTCACCGTCCGCAATGGTGCCGGCCACGGATCCGCTGCCGGCGTCCAGCGGCGCATTGCCGTGATACCGGTCAAGGACGAGGAGCGCCTGCGGTACCAGGACTGGGTGGCAGCCAACCGGCGTACAGTCCGTGAGGCATCCGGCCACAGGTACGGTTACCTGCACATCCCGGACATGATGGCCAACGGCTGGGCACAGCTGCACCGGGATCTGGACACCGAGACCGCTCTGGACGGATTGATTGTGGACGTTCGCCGCAACCGTGGAGGGCACACCTCCCAGCTCGTGGCCGAGCTGATCGGACGCAAGGTGACTGGCTGGAGCATGCCGCGCGGGGAAAGGCCCCGGACCTACCCGCACCACGCGCCGCGCGGACCCGTCATCATCCTCGCCGATGAGTTCGCCGGCTCGGACGGCGACATCATCACCCAGGTTTCTAAACTGCGTGGGATTGGCCCGGTAATCGGCACGCGGACGTGGGGCGGCGTCGTCGGAATCGACAACCGCTTCTCGCTCGCTGACGGAACCGGCGTCACCCAGCCACGCTACGCCACGTGGTTCAGCGGCGGTGTCGGCTGGGGTGTGGAGAACTACGGCGTGGATCCGGACATTGAGGTGACGTTCCCGCCGCATGCATACGCAGCCGGCCGGGATCCGCAGCTTGAATACGGCATCGGCGCACTGAAGGAAATGATCCAGGAGCTGCCTACCGACCGGCCGCCGGCCCGGGAGGGCTACCGCCGGCTCCTGCCTGCCCCGCTGCCGGAACGCCGGCACACGGACTGA
- a CDS encoding OsmC family protein, giving the protein MAATRTAHTVWNGDLMEGAGNTTLDSSGLGTFEVTWKARTEQAGGKTSPEELIAAAHSACFSMAFSNMLAQAGHTPDEVRTKADVTFKPGTGITGSHLTVNAKIPGISEEEFQRIAGEAKTGCPVSGALASIEITLEATLVS; this is encoded by the coding sequence ATGGCAGCAACACGCACCGCGCACACTGTATGGAACGGCGACCTGATGGAGGGTGCAGGCAACACGACGCTGGACAGCTCCGGACTGGGCACGTTTGAGGTCACCTGGAAGGCACGCACCGAGCAGGCGGGGGGCAAAACAAGCCCGGAAGAGCTCATCGCCGCCGCGCACTCCGCCTGCTTCTCGATGGCCTTCAGCAATATGCTTGCCCAGGCGGGCCACACTCCGGACGAGGTCCGCACCAAGGCCGACGTCACGTTCAAGCCCGGCACCGGCATCACCGGCAGCCACCTGACGGTGAACGCCAAGATCCCGGGCATTTCCGAAGAGGAATTCCAGCGGATCGCCGGCGAAGCCAAGACCGGCTGCCCTGTCTCCGGGGCGCTGGCCAGCATCGAGATCACTCTGGAAGCCACTCTGGTTTCCTAA
- the sucB gene encoding 2-oxoglutarate dehydrogenase, E2 component, dihydrolipoamide succinyltransferase produces the protein MSESVNLPALGESVTEGTVTRWLKQVGDRVEVDEPLLEVSTDKVDTEIPSPIAGVIEEILVAEDETAEVGAPLVRIGDGSGSSAAPEAPASAAPAEAAPVKEAPAEAVPAPEAAATAEAAPAAEASAADSGESHEVTLPALGESVTEGTVTRWLKAVGDSVAVDEPLLEVSTDKVDTEIPSPVAGTLQEIRVNEDETAEVGSVLAVIGSGAAAPAAAPAAAPEQPAPAAEAKEETAAEAPAAAPPAPAAAAPAPVAPPAPAPAAAPAHAPAAAPAAASGAESNYVTPLVRKLANQQGVDISSLTGTGVGGRIRKQDVLAAAEAKAAPAAAPAASAAPAAAPTAATAAASSLRGTVQKAPRIRQVIARRMRESLDISTQLTQVHEVDMTKVAKLRLKAKNSFLAQNGVKLTFLPFIAKAVAEALKQHPKVNAAYDEEKQEITYHNAEHLAIAVDTDKGLLVPVISDAGNLNLAGLAGKIADVADRTRKGKIGPDELSGGTFSITNIGSVGALFDTPIINQPQVGILGTGAIVKRPVVVTDENGDDSLAIRSMMYLSLTYDHRLVDGADAGRFLQTLKARLEEGAFEADLGL, from the coding sequence ATGTCTGAATCCGTTAACTTGCCCGCCCTCGGTGAAAGCGTCACCGAAGGAACTGTCACCCGCTGGCTCAAGCAGGTTGGTGACCGGGTAGAGGTCGACGAGCCGCTGCTCGAAGTTTCCACCGACAAAGTAGACACCGAAATCCCCTCTCCGATCGCCGGCGTCATCGAGGAAATCCTCGTTGCCGAAGATGAGACCGCCGAAGTGGGCGCTCCCCTGGTCCGCATTGGTGACGGCTCCGGTTCGTCAGCTGCCCCCGAAGCACCGGCTTCGGCTGCTCCGGCCGAGGCTGCTCCGGTTAAAGAGGCTCCGGCCGAGGCTGTTCCCGCTCCGGAGGCTGCTGCGACCGCTGAAGCGGCTCCTGCTGCGGAGGCTTCTGCCGCTGACAGCGGAGAAAGCCACGAAGTGACCCTCCCCGCTCTCGGCGAGAGCGTCACCGAAGGCACCGTGACGCGCTGGCTCAAGGCCGTAGGCGACTCCGTGGCCGTGGACGAGCCGTTGCTCGAGGTCTCCACCGACAAGGTAGACACCGAAATCCCGTCGCCGGTAGCCGGCACGCTTCAGGAAATCCGCGTCAACGAGGATGAAACGGCCGAGGTGGGCTCCGTCCTCGCAGTTATCGGCTCCGGCGCCGCGGCTCCGGCTGCAGCACCTGCAGCCGCTCCCGAACAGCCCGCCCCTGCGGCAGAAGCAAAGGAAGAAACAGCCGCCGAGGCTCCCGCGGCTGCTCCACCGGCGCCCGCCGCAGCTGCACCCGCTCCTGTTGCGCCACCTGCTCCGGCTCCGGCAGCTGCACCCGCTCATGCTCCTGCTGCGGCACCCGCGGCTGCATCGGGCGCGGAGTCCAACTACGTCACTCCCCTGGTCCGCAAGCTGGCCAACCAGCAGGGTGTGGATATTTCCTCGCTGACCGGCACCGGTGTTGGCGGCCGCATCCGCAAGCAGGATGTTCTGGCCGCAGCCGAGGCAAAGGCAGCCCCGGCCGCCGCCCCTGCTGCTTCCGCCGCTCCGGCAGCTGCACCAACGGCTGCCACCGCGGCAGCGTCGTCGTTGCGCGGCACCGTGCAGAAGGCTCCCCGTATCCGCCAAGTCATCGCCCGGCGTATGCGTGAGTCCCTGGACATCTCAACCCAGCTGACCCAGGTTCACGAAGTAGACATGACCAAGGTGGCCAAGCTCCGCCTCAAGGCCAAGAACTCGTTCCTGGCCCAGAACGGCGTCAAGCTGACATTCCTTCCTTTCATTGCCAAGGCTGTTGCCGAGGCCCTGAAGCAGCACCCGAAGGTCAATGCTGCCTATGACGAGGAAAAGCAGGAAATCACGTATCACAACGCCGAGCACCTGGCGATTGCCGTGGACACTGACAAGGGTCTGCTGGTTCCAGTCATTTCCGACGCCGGAAACCTCAACCTTGCGGGCCTGGCCGGCAAGATCGCTGATGTTGCAGACCGCACCCGCAAGGGCAAGATCGGACCGGACGAGCTGTCGGGCGGAACGTTCAGCATCACCAACATCGGTTCGGTCGGAGCACTTTTCGACACACCGATCATCAACCAGCCGCAGGTAGGCATCCTGGGCACCGGCGCGATCGTCAAGCGCCCGGTTGTTGTCACCGACGAAAACGGTGACGATTCGCTGGCAATCCGCTCCATGATGTACCTCTCCCTGACATACGATCACCGTCTGGTTGATGGCGCCGATGCCGGCCGCTTCCTGCAGACGCTGAAGGCACGCCTTGAAGAAGGCGCCTTCGAGGCCGATCTGGGGCTCTGA
- the lpdA gene encoding dihydrolipoyl dehydrogenase, with protein sequence MADQATAQEFDILVLGGGSGGYATALRAVQLGFTVGLVEKAKLGGTCLHNGCIPTKALLHSAELADHARDSAKYGVNVTLDGIDITAVNAYKDGIIAGKFKGLQGLIKSKGITVIEGEGKLKGTDTVVVNGTDYKGKNIVLATGSYSRSLPGLEIGGRVITSDEVLKMDYIPKSAIVLGGGVIGVEFASVWKSFGVDVTIVEGLPSLVPNEDAAIVKNLERAFKKRGIKFSTGVFFQGVEQDDNGVKVTLVDGKTFDAELLLVAVGRGPVTANLGYEDAGVTLDRGFVITNERLHTGVGNIYAVGDIVPGVQLAHRGFQQGIFVAEEIAGLKPVIVEDVNIPKVTYCEPEIATVGYTETAAKAKFGDDQVETQEYNLAGNGRSSILGTGGLVKLVRQKDGPVVGVHMIGSRMGEQIGEAQLIVNWEAYPEDVAQLLHAHPTQNEALGEAHLALAGKPLHG encoded by the coding sequence GTGGCCGATCAGGCAACTGCGCAAGAATTCGACATCCTGGTACTCGGTGGCGGCAGTGGCGGTTACGCCACGGCCCTGCGTGCTGTTCAGCTTGGCTTCACCGTCGGCCTTGTGGAAAAGGCCAAGCTCGGCGGAACATGCCTGCACAACGGCTGTATCCCCACCAAGGCGCTGCTTCACTCGGCCGAACTCGCCGATCACGCCCGTGACTCCGCCAAATACGGTGTGAACGTCACCCTTGACGGCATCGACATCACGGCCGTCAATGCGTACAAGGACGGCATCATTGCCGGAAAGTTCAAGGGCCTCCAGGGTCTCATCAAGTCCAAGGGCATCACCGTCATTGAAGGTGAAGGCAAGCTGAAGGGCACGGACACCGTGGTGGTGAACGGCACGGACTACAAGGGCAAGAACATTGTCCTGGCCACCGGTTCCTACTCCCGCTCCCTTCCGGGGCTGGAAATCGGCGGACGCGTAATCACCTCGGATGAAGTCCTCAAGATGGACTACATCCCGAAGAGCGCCATCGTCCTGGGCGGCGGTGTCATCGGCGTCGAGTTCGCTTCAGTCTGGAAGTCGTTCGGCGTGGACGTCACCATCGTCGAGGGCCTGCCTTCCCTCGTGCCCAACGAGGACGCGGCGATCGTGAAGAACCTCGAGCGTGCGTTCAAGAAGCGCGGCATCAAGTTCTCCACTGGAGTCTTTTTCCAGGGCGTCGAGCAGGATGACAACGGCGTTAAGGTCACTCTGGTTGACGGCAAGACCTTCGACGCTGAGCTGCTCCTCGTGGCCGTGGGCCGCGGTCCCGTCACAGCTAACCTGGGCTACGAGGACGCCGGCGTCACCCTGGACCGCGGCTTCGTCATCACCAACGAACGCCTGCACACCGGCGTCGGAAACATCTACGCTGTGGGCGACATCGTCCCCGGCGTCCAGCTTGCGCACCGCGGTTTCCAGCAGGGCATCTTCGTCGCCGAGGAAATCGCCGGTCTGAAGCCTGTCATCGTTGAAGACGTCAACATCCCCAAGGTCACCTACTGCGAACCAGAAATCGCAACCGTCGGTTACACCGAAACAGCCGCCAAAGCGAAGTTCGGGGACGATCAGGTGGAAACCCAGGAGTACAACCTCGCCGGCAACGGCAGGAGCTCCATCCTGGGCACCGGAGGCCTGGTCAAGCTGGTCCGCCAGAAGGACGGCCCCGTGGTGGGCGTCCACATGATCGGTTCCCGCATGGGCGAGCAGATCGGTGAGGCCCAGCTGATCGTGAACTGGGAAGCCTACCCGGAGGACGTGGCCCAGCTGCTGCACGCCCACCCCACACAGAACGAGGCCCTGGGCGAGGCCCACCTCGCGCTGGCGGGCAAGCCTCTCCACGGCTAG
- a CDS encoding leucyl aminopeptidase has translation MVKNTEINLSALARDLKKAPSDAVVIGVGKGSDGPVLLENPLTAKSAEALSESLKVLGVTGAADQILRLPGLPETGAGVIVLAGVGDVSNGRKLSEESLRRAAGSAVRQLAGLNTVVLALPTAGIADVAAVAEGAAMGSYSFTEYRSSKEGLKDPVRNVVIFTELAGGKELQPALNRAALIGKAVNATRSLVNQPPSHLYPESFADAAKELAKGLPVKLTVWDEKRLEKEGFGGIMGVGKGSTRQPRLVKVEYSPAKATAKIALVGKGITFDTGGISIKPALGMGDMKSDMAGAAVVLNTVLALAGLGLPVKATAWLCIAENMPSGAASRPADVLTMFGGKTVEVLNTDAEGRLVMADGIVAASQEYPDAIIDVATLTGAQLIALGNRTAGVMGSESVTGPLKAAAERAGELVWPMPLPEELRPSLDSEVADLANIGERHGGMMTAAVFLREFVGKGKDGEQIPWAHIDIAGPSFNNGSPYGYTHKQGTGCTVRTLVAYVEGILAAAV, from the coding sequence GTGGTCAAGAATACTGAAATCAACCTTAGTGCCCTCGCACGGGACCTGAAGAAGGCCCCCAGCGACGCCGTCGTCATTGGTGTCGGGAAGGGATCAGACGGCCCGGTTCTGCTCGAAAACCCGCTGACTGCCAAGTCTGCAGAAGCACTGTCGGAATCATTGAAGGTTCTTGGCGTCACCGGAGCAGCAGACCAGATCCTCCGCCTTCCAGGCCTTCCGGAGACTGGAGCCGGCGTGATCGTCCTGGCTGGAGTCGGCGACGTCAGCAATGGCCGGAAACTTTCTGAGGAATCACTGCGACGGGCCGCAGGTTCAGCTGTCCGTCAGCTTGCCGGACTCAACACAGTAGTACTGGCACTTCCGACGGCGGGAATCGCCGATGTTGCGGCAGTCGCCGAGGGCGCCGCCATGGGCTCCTACTCCTTCACCGAGTACCGCTCGTCCAAGGAAGGACTCAAGGATCCGGTCCGGAACGTGGTCATCTTCACCGAGCTCGCCGGTGGGAAGGAACTGCAGCCGGCGCTGAACCGCGCCGCCCTGATCGGCAAGGCCGTCAACGCCACGCGCTCACTGGTCAACCAGCCGCCGAGCCACCTGTACCCGGAATCCTTCGCCGATGCTGCGAAGGAGCTGGCCAAGGGGCTGCCCGTCAAGCTGACGGTCTGGGACGAGAAGCGTCTTGAAAAGGAAGGCTTCGGCGGCATCATGGGCGTCGGCAAGGGGTCAACCCGCCAGCCGCGCCTGGTCAAGGTGGAATACTCCCCGGCCAAGGCAACAGCCAAGATCGCCCTGGTCGGCAAGGGCATTACCTTCGACACTGGCGGCATTTCCATCAAGCCGGCCCTCGGCATGGGTGACATGAAGAGCGACATGGCCGGCGCTGCCGTCGTACTTAACACTGTGCTGGCCCTCGCGGGCCTGGGCCTGCCCGTCAAGGCGACCGCCTGGCTCTGCATCGCGGAGAATATGCCCTCCGGCGCCGCATCGCGGCCGGCCGATGTGCTGACCATGTTCGGCGGCAAGACCGTCGAAGTCCTGAACACCGACGCCGAGGGCCGGCTGGTCATGGCCGACGGGATCGTGGCCGCGAGCCAGGAGTACCCGGACGCCATTATCGACGTCGCCACACTGACGGGCGCGCAGCTGATCGCCCTCGGCAACCGCACGGCTGGCGTTATGGGTTCGGAGAGCGTCACCGGTCCGTTGAAGGCCGCGGCTGAACGCGCCGGCGAGCTTGTCTGGCCCATGCCCCTGCCGGAGGAATTGCGCCCCAGCCTCGATTCGGAGGTGGCCGACCTGGCCAACATCGGCGAGCGTCACGGCGGGATGATGACGGCGGCAGTCTTCCTGCGCGAATTTGTGGGCAAGGGAAAGGACGGCGAACAGATCCCCTGGGCGCACATTGACATCGCCGGGCCCTCGTTCAACAACGGCAGCCCGTACGGCTACACCCACAAGCAGGGCACGGGCTGCACCGTCCGTACCCTGGTGGCCTATGTGGAGGGCATCCTGGCAGCCGCCGTCTAG
- a CDS encoding PAC2 family protein, producing MLERISGSLLDPDALYASNIELFHSPELRGLNLVMAFTGFADAGHVVKQINSELLDTLDSGLVAVFDADQLIDYRTRRPHVSFVEDHLQDYQAPSLALYRLVDGLGSPFLLLAGFEPDLQWERFSRAVVRIVEELDVNLVTWIHSIPMPVPHTRPVGVTVHGNRPELIEGISVWKPTVEVPAAVGHILELRLMEAGRNVAGYVIHVPHYLAEAEYPQAAVAGLEYLGAATSLMLPTDRLREAGREVIRQISEQVGSSEDVQQVVSRLETRYDEKAEGTVRRSLLADENDQLPNGDVLGAAVEAYLARENPGH from the coding sequence GTGCTTGAACGGATTTCCGGCTCTCTGCTGGACCCCGATGCGCTTTATGCGAGCAACATCGAGCTGTTCCACAGCCCAGAACTCCGCGGGCTCAATCTGGTGATGGCTTTTACTGGATTCGCCGACGCCGGCCATGTGGTCAAGCAGATTAACAGCGAGCTGCTCGACACGCTGGACTCGGGGCTCGTCGCCGTGTTCGACGCCGACCAGCTCATCGATTACCGGACCCGGAGGCCGCACGTCTCCTTCGTGGAAGACCATCTTCAGGACTACCAGGCGCCAAGCCTGGCACTGTACAGGCTGGTTGACGGCTTGGGGAGTCCTTTCCTGCTCCTGGCGGGATTCGAACCGGACCTGCAATGGGAGCGTTTTTCGCGGGCCGTGGTGCGGATTGTAGAAGAACTTGACGTGAACCTTGTGACCTGGATCCACTCCATCCCCATGCCAGTGCCGCATACCCGGCCGGTGGGCGTGACTGTCCATGGCAACAGGCCGGAGCTGATTGAGGGAATTTCGGTCTGGAAGCCTACCGTGGAGGTACCTGCAGCCGTAGGCCACATTCTGGAGCTCAGGCTGATGGAAGCCGGGCGCAACGTGGCCGGCTACGTCATCCATGTGCCTCATTATCTGGCCGAGGCCGAGTACCCGCAGGCCGCAGTGGCGGGACTGGAATATCTGGGCGCGGCAACGTCACTGATGCTGCCAACGGACCGGCTGAGGGAAGCCGGGCGTGAAGTGATCCGGCAGATTTCGGAACAGGTTGGTTCATCTGAGGACGTGCAGCAGGTGGTGTCGCGGCTGGAAACCCGGTATGACGAGAAGGCCGAAGGCACAGTCCGCCGCTCGCTCCTGGCCGATGAAAACGACCAGCTCCCTAACGGCGATGTTCTCGGCGCGGCCGTTGAGGCATACCTGGCCCGCGAAAATCCGGGTCATTAA
- a CDS encoding MFS transporter yields the protein MTAPRAWLIWTIGIFSYLVAVTQRTSFGVVGLEATERFHASASAISFFTVLQLLVYAGLQIPVGVLVDRFGSRVMIAGGALLMGLGQLQLAFADSIPGGVLGRVLVGAGDAMTFISVIRLIPLWFAPARVPVLTQLTGMSGQLGQLFSVVPFALILHSAGWSPAFLTLAGLSGIAVVLVVLLLQDLPAGTPRAESGQGLRATGVSLSRAWRQPGTRLGLWSHFTIQFSGTVFAMTWGYPFLISAQGLDAGTVSGLMALYVAAGIAAGPLIGRFVSRHPLRRSTMVLLIAAGTAAAWAAVLLNPGRSPLWLLAGLVVVLAIGGPGSMIGFDFARTFNPAHRLGTATGIVNVGGFIAALVAIFLIGLLLDILYSSGFSNGVLYGLEPFRVALSVHFLLLGIGAVAILGCRRKVRRQMAAQGVLVPPLLKTMAAQRRANLERRRTPFRD from the coding sequence GTGACTGCACCCCGCGCCTGGCTGATCTGGACCATCGGAATATTCTCGTACCTGGTGGCCGTGACGCAGCGCACCTCCTTCGGCGTGGTGGGTCTGGAAGCCACCGAGCGGTTCCATGCAAGCGCCTCCGCAATCTCCTTCTTCACCGTCCTGCAGCTCCTGGTCTATGCCGGACTGCAGATCCCTGTGGGTGTGCTGGTGGACAGATTCGGCTCCCGGGTCATGATCGCCGGGGGCGCCTTGCTCATGGGGCTGGGCCAACTCCAGCTGGCATTCGCGGACAGCATCCCCGGCGGGGTACTGGGGCGTGTCCTGGTGGGCGCCGGAGATGCCATGACTTTCATCTCCGTCATCCGGCTCATTCCACTATGGTTCGCCCCCGCGCGCGTGCCCGTCCTCACCCAGCTGACCGGAATGTCCGGACAGCTGGGCCAGCTTTTCAGCGTGGTGCCGTTTGCCCTGATCCTCCACTCGGCCGGCTGGTCCCCGGCGTTCTTGACGCTCGCCGGGCTGTCCGGAATCGCCGTCGTGCTGGTGGTTCTGCTCCTTCAGGATCTGCCGGCGGGGACTCCCCGGGCCGAATCAGGTCAGGGCTTGCGGGCCACCGGTGTCTCGTTGTCCCGGGCATGGCGGCAGCCCGGGACCCGGTTGGGCCTGTGGAGCCACTTCACCATCCAGTTCAGCGGCACGGTGTTTGCCATGACCTGGGGCTATCCGTTCCTCATTTCCGCCCAGGGACTGGACGCGGGCACCGTGTCGGGACTGATGGCGCTGTACGTGGCGGCAGGCATTGCCGCGGGCCCGCTGATCGGCCGGTTCGTATCCCGTCACCCGCTGCGCCGTTCCACCATGGTCCTGCTCATCGCCGCCGGAACCGCCGCCGCATGGGCGGCGGTCCTCCTCAACCCGGGCCGGTCCCCGCTATGGCTCCTGGCAGGTCTGGTGGTGGTGCTGGCGATCGGAGGGCCGGGATCCATGATCGGCTTCGACTTCGCACGGACGTTCAATCCGGCGCACCGGCTGGGCACCGCAACCGGGATAGTCAACGTGGGCGGGTTCATTGCTGCCCTGGTGGCGATCTTCCTGATCGGGCTGTTGCTGGACATCCTCTACTCCTCCGGTTTCTCCAACGGTGTGCTCTATGGCCTGGAACCGTTCCGCGTTGCCCTGAGCGTGCACTTCCTGCTCCTGGGGATCGGTGCCGTTGCCATCCTCGGGTGCAGGCGGAAGGTCCGGCGCCAGATGGCCGCCCAGGGCGTCCTGGTGCCGCCTCTGCTCAAGACAATGGCGGCGCAGCGCAGGGCCAATCTGGAGCGGCGCCGAACGCCGTTCCGCGACTAG